A single window of Acidobacteriota bacterium DNA harbors:
- the surE gene encoding 5'/3'-nucleotidase SurE — MKPKILVTNDDGYFSEGIAVLSKSLESVGEVFVVAPASEQSATAHSITLTRPLRVRQLEERKYSVDGTPTDCVLLAITKILPVRPDIVVSGINHGANLGDDVTYSGTVAGALEASIFKLPGIAVSLTAREGDFSHAADFAAKLTDRVLKEGLPKGTILNVNVPPGEIRGSRFTNQGTASSVSNILEGVDPRGKQYYWIGVQKVSAHEDPFTDFTAIAEGLVSITPLRTDLTAYSALEQLKEWKDI; from the coding sequence ATGAAACCCAAGATTTTAGTAACGAATGATGACGGATATTTTTCCGAAGGCATAGCCGTTCTATCCAAATCGCTGGAATCGGTCGGTGAAGTCTTTGTCGTCGCTCCGGCGTCCGAACAAAGTGCCACAGCGCATTCGATCACGTTGACCAGGCCTTTGCGCGTACGGCAACTGGAAGAGCGAAAGTATTCGGTGGACGGGACCCCGACCGATTGTGTGTTGTTGGCGATTACCAAAATTCTGCCCGTACGTCCGGACATCGTGGTTTCCGGCATCAATCACGGAGCCAATCTGGGCGATGATGTGACGTATTCGGGCACGGTGGCTGGGGCGCTGGAAGCTTCGATTTTCAAACTGCCGGGCATTGCCGTCAGTTTGACTGCGCGCGAAGGCGATTTCAGCCACGCGGCGGATTTCGCCGCCAAGCTCACCGACCGTGTATTGAAAGAAGGTTTGCCAAAGGGAACAATTTTGAACGTTAACGTGCCACCCGGTGAAATTCGTGGCTCGCGGTTCACAAATCAGGGCACGGCTTCGTCTGTCTCAAACATTCTGGAAGGCGTTGATCCGCGCGGCAAACAGTATTACTGGATTGGCGTGCAGAAAGTCTCCGCGCACGAAGACCCGTTTACCGACTTCACGGCGATTGCCGAAGGGTTGGTTTCGATTACTCCTTTGAGAACAGACCTGACCGCATATAGCGCGTTGGAACAACTGAAAGAGTGGAAGGACATTTAG
- a CDS encoding protein-L-isoaspartate(D-aspartate) O-methyltransferase, protein MISNSRNQFDTPAFARERAEMVERLRKHYRIRDERVLAAIGTLPRHLFVLEPMRGHAYGDHALPIDFGQTISQPFIVARESELLEVTKYDRVLEIGAGSGYQTAVLSQVAGQVFALERLPELARRAQDLLWQLGINNATVKCFDGTYGWSEFAPYRGILVAAGSPEIPKPLVDQLAIGGHLVIPIGSEKEQRLIRVTRTEEEAVTEDFGACQFVKLIGKYGWEN, encoded by the coding sequence ATGATTTCAAACAGTCGCAATCAATTTGATACGCCTGCTTTCGCTCGCGAGCGCGCTGAGATGGTTGAACGATTGCGGAAACATTACCGCATCCGCGATGAACGAGTGCTGGCGGCAATAGGCACACTGCCCAGGCATTTATTCGTGCTTGAACCAATGCGCGGACATGCGTATGGCGATCACGCCTTGCCGATAGATTTTGGCCAGACGATTTCCCAACCGTTTATCGTCGCGCGGGAAAGTGAATTGCTGGAAGTGACGAAATACGACCGCGTTTTGGAAATTGGAGCCGGATCAGGGTATCAAACTGCAGTGCTTTCACAGGTTGCGGGGCAGGTTTTCGCGCTCGAACGGTTGCCGGAACTAGCGCGTCGAGCGCAGGATTTGTTGTGGCAACTTGGCATCAACAACGCGACGGTGAAATGCTTCGATGGCACGTACGGTTGGAGCGAGTTCGCTCCCTACAGGGGAATTCTGGTCGCCGCCGGATCGCCGGAAATTCCCAAACCGCTGGTAGATCAACTGGCCATCGGCGGGCATCTGGTGATTCCCATCGGGTCGGAAAAAGAACAGCGCCTCATCCGCGTCACGCGAACCGAAGAAGAAGCAGTGACGGAAGACTTCGGCGCTTGTCAGTTCGTGAAATTGATTGGGAAATATGGATGGGAAAATTAA